A genomic region of Spirochaetota bacterium contains the following coding sequences:
- a CDS encoding 4-hydroxybutyrate CoA-transferase — protein MNYLGEYSRKLTSAENAVRVVRSGNWVDYGHFACAPTFLDRYLAKRVDDLRDVKIRAVSFPGLPAVVTADPTRERFIYNNWHFSGADRKLHDGGLCNYIPLNYHEGPFLYDHIETDVFMVKVTPMDRHGYFNFGPSNSISKRIADRARIVIVEVNETVPCCYGGHNEGIHISEVDYIVESDNRPLISLPSLQPSEVDRAIAERIVAEIEDGSCIQLGIGGMPNAVGMMIAQSDIKDLGVHTEMLADSYVDMYESGRITNSKKGIYPGRMAYTFALGSQRLYDFLDHNPACASYSVDLTNNPELIALNDRMVAINNAVEVDLYSQVSSESMGKRQISGTGGQFDYIFGAYHSNGGKGFICISSTKVDKNGNRKSRIRPFLEPGTVVTIPRTIVHYVVTEYGTAMLKGKSTWERAEALINIAHPDFRDELIAEAEKMGLWTRSNKLEMTQSLMSA, from the coding sequence ATGAATTACCTGGGAGAATATTCGAGAAAGCTGACATCGGCCGAGAACGCCGTCCGCGTTGTCCGGTCCGGCAACTGGGTCGACTACGGGCATTTCGCCTGCGCGCCGACCTTCCTGGACCGGTACCTGGCCAAGCGCGTGGACGACCTCAGGGACGTCAAGATACGGGCCGTATCCTTCCCGGGCCTTCCGGCCGTGGTCACCGCGGACCCGACCCGCGAGCGCTTCATCTACAACAACTGGCATTTCAGCGGGGCTGACCGCAAGCTCCACGACGGCGGCCTGTGCAATTACATACCCCTGAACTACCACGAGGGTCCGTTCCTCTACGATCATATAGAAACGGACGTCTTCATGGTGAAGGTCACTCCCATGGACAGGCACGGGTACTTCAACTTCGGACCGTCGAATTCCATCTCCAAGCGCATCGCCGACAGGGCGCGAATCGTCATTGTCGAGGTCAACGAAACCGTCCCCTGCTGCTACGGCGGCCACAACGAGGGGATACACATTTCGGAGGTGGATTACATCGTCGAATCCGACAACCGGCCCCTGATCTCCCTGCCGTCCCTGCAGCCCTCCGAGGTCGACAGGGCCATAGCGGAGCGCATCGTGGCGGAGATCGAGGACGGCTCCTGCATCCAGCTCGGCATAGGCGGCATGCCCAATGCCGTGGGAATGATGATAGCGCAGTCCGATATCAAGGACCTGGGGGTCCACACGGAGATGCTGGCTGACTCCTACGTCGACATGTACGAGTCAGGAAGGATAACCAACAGTAAAAAAGGCATTTACCCTGGACGCATGGCCTATACCTTCGCCCTGGGAAGCCAGAGGCTCTACGATTTTCTAGATCACAACCCGGCCTGCGCCTCCTATTCCGTGGACCTGACCAACAACCCGGAACTCATCGCACTGAATGACAGGATGGTGGCGATCAACAACGCGGTGGAGGTCGACCTGTACAGCCAGGTCTCGTCAGAGTCGATGGGGAAGCGGCAGATATCGGGGACCGGCGGCCAGTTCGATTACATCTTCGGGGCCTATCATTCGAACGGCGGCAAGGGCTTCATCTGCATCTCCTCCACCAAGGTGGACAAGAACGGGAACCGCAAATCGAGGATCAGGCCCTTCCTGGAGCCGGGCACGGTCGTGACGATCCCCCGGACCATCGTCCACTACGTGGTGACGGAATACGGGACCGCCATGCTCAAGGGAAAATCCACCTGGGAGCGGGCCGAGGCGCTTATCAATATCGCCCATCCGGATTTCAGGGACGAGCTGATCGCAGAGGCGGAAAAAATGGGCCTCTGGACCAGGAGCAACAAACTTGAAATGACCCAATCCCTCATGAGCGCGTAG